In the genome of Bosea sp. ANAM02, the window CGACCACCGACGTGGCGAACGTCATCAGACAGCCGATAGAGAGTGCAAGCTTCATGACCAATCCCGTCTCCATGGCGCTAGGGCCGTTCGCCTTCGAGGCAATCGGCTTCCATTATGACGGGCTTTCCCGGTCCGTGAATACGAGCTGGAGCGATATCGAGGTCGCACAACGGCTGAACGCCCAGCAATGGCTCGGGCCGACCAGCGACGAGGTGACGATCAAGGGTGTGCTGTTCCCCTTCGAGTTTGGCGGGCAGGACAGCCTGGACGGCGTGATCTCGGCGGCGGAAGCGGGCGAGCCGCTGATGTTCGTCGGGGGCGATGCCGCGGCCGGCATGGTCTACGGCTATCACACGATCCAGGGCGTCGAGGAGGATCGGTCTTTCATCGACCGGGCCGGGGTCGCGCGCCGCAACGCCTATCAGATCAAGCTCAAGCGATACGAGGGCGAGGTCGAAGCCTCTGGCGTCGTCGGCAGCCTTCTCTCGCTGCTGGGGTGATGCCATGACGACATATCTCACCCGCCAGGGGCAGACGGTCGACCTCGTCTGCTGGGATTTCTATCGCCGCACGGCGGAGGTGACCGAAATGGTGCTGGCTGCCAATCCCGGCCTGTCCGCCCTCGGGCCGATCCTGCCGCTCGGCACCCGCATCAGGCTGCCCGACATGCCGGTGGCGCAGCGCACCGCGCGCAAGCTCGTCAGCCTCTGGGACTGAACCATGCATCCGATCATCGAGCTGACGGTCGACGGCAAACCCGTCGCCGGCGCCTTTTACGAGCGGCTGATGGAATTCAGCTGCGAGGATAAGGAAGGGATCGACAGCGATCGTTTCGACGCCAAGCTGCTGGACGGCCCGCCTGATTTCCTTGAGTTACCGCGCAAGGGCGCGGTCGTCGTCGCCAAGCTTGGCTATCGCGAGACCGGCGCTCGGGAGGTCGGGCGCTATATCGTCGATACGGTCAAGGGGGCGTGCCTACCCTATTCTGTTTCGATCGGTGGCAAGGCGGCCGACCTGCGCAAGGGCAAGCTGAAGACACGAGGCGAGAAGCACTGGGACGACAAGCAGCTCCGCGAGATCGTCGAAGAAGTTGCCGGCGATGCCGGTTTGGCGGCGCGGATTTCCGAAACGATCGGTCAGCACCGTTATAAGTGGGTTGCGCAGCAGGACGAGACGCCTCTCCACTTCCTTGAGCGCCTGGCAAAGCGGCACAATGCCCTGTTCGCCGTCAAGAACGGTATCGTGATCTTCGCCGAGCGCGGATCCGGCCTTTCGCTGTCAGGCGCCAGCATGGGCGAAATCGTGGTGACGCCCGACCGCGTCATCGAGGGCACGCTGGAATACGAGTTCAACGATCGCCAGGCCTATGGAAAGGTCACGGCCTATTATCAGGATCGCGACAAGGCCAAGCGCATCGAGGTGGAAGTTGAAGCCGGAGGCGCCAGCGACAGCGTCTATCGCCTGCCCGAGCCCTATGCCGATGCGGCCGAGGCCGACAAGGCGGCGCAGGCGAAGGCAAAGCAGCTGAAGCGCGGTGAGGGCTCGTTCTCGGTCGAGATGCCCGGCGATACAGGTGTCGTCGCCGGCGCCCCGCTCATCTGCCGCGACATCCGGCCAGGCCTCGACGGCGTTCCGTGGCTGATCGATGGCGTGACGCATAGCTTCAGCAAGGCTCAGGGCTTCCGCTCGAAGCCCTCGGCCAAGCTGTGGGACGGAAAGTCAGGCAAGGGCAAGAGCAAGAGCTCCGGATCCGGAGCTTCTTCCTCGGACGATGCTCCCGCATCGCCGCCTCCGGCGAACGCCCCGGACAACGTCAAAACCGGCGCCCCAGCCGGATGGAGCGCCGGCGGGCTCAGGCTCGACCAGCGCTAACCCCTTTACCCTCGCTGATCCACATCCAGCTCGCCTTTGTGCGGGCTTTCTCATTTCAGGAGCTTCTCCATGAACGACGCTTTCGCGGCGGCGATGACGCTTGTCTTCTGTGCCGGTCTCAACCGGGCACGCGGCGATGATCGCTGGATGCCTCCCTGGCTTCCCGGCCGGCCGCTCTGGTACGTCGCGCCCCTGCTCGGTCTGGTCGCGCTGCTCATCCAGCCTCCGCTCGCGGCCGGCGCCGTCGCCCTGGCCTATCTGGTCTGGGGCGTGCCCGCGTGGGGCGCGATCTACGACCTTGGGCGCTTGCCCGGCGGGCGATCGGACCATCTGCGTTTCTTCGCGAGGATGCTGCTGGCCGTGCCCGTCCTTCTGGTCTTCGGGATCTGGGGTGCGTTGCTCGGGCTGACCTTCGCGGGGCTTTCCGTGTTGGCCTACGAACTGGCCTGGCGCTTGAAGCCCGACAATCCGATCTGGCTTGCCGAGCTCGGGACCGGCGCGCTCTGGGGCGCCCTTATCCTCGCGATCTGAGGTTCCCATGATCCGCATCATGCTCGCGGCCGTTCTGGTCGCGCTCCTCGGCGGCTGCGCCGGGGAGGTCGCGCTCGTGCGCTGCGCCCTGGTGCAGCACGACATCAATCGCCGCTGCCAGTGAGCTGCGCCGACCTCCCGACCTCCTGATTTCGGAGCCTATCCATGGAAGTCACCGCCAAGGTGGCGCTGGAAACAGCGTCGCATGAAGGGCTCGTGCGCCAGACGTATCGAGATTCGAAGAACGTGCTGACGTGGTCGATCGGCGTCACCAACGCCAGCGGCCACAACGTCGATCGCTATATCGGCAACCCGCAGCCGATGGAGCGCTGCCTCGCAATCTATGCGTGGCTTCTGGAGACACGGTACGCGCCGGACGTGCGCGAGGTTTTCGCCAGGAAGCCGCTGACCGAGGCGCAGTTCGCCGCGGCCCTGTCGTTCCACTGGAACACCGGGGCCATCAAGTCGGCCACCTGGCCGAAGCTCTGGCTCGCCGGAGATATCGCAGCCGCCAAGAAGGCCTTCATGTCCTGGAACAAGCCCGCGGAGATCGTCGAACGTCGTCAGAAGGAATGCGACCTCTTCTTCGTCGGTAAGTGGTCGAATGACGGGCGTATCACTGAATATACGCGCGTCACCGCCAAGATGACGCCGGATTGGGCGAGCGCGAAGCGGATCGATGTCCGTGCCGCGCTCGCCGTCGCGCTTAATGCCGCGCAGCCCGTCACGTCCGCGCAGGCTCCTATCACCGTCCCGCCGCCCCCGACGGCCGTCCCGGCTGCGGGGGCCGGATGGCTCGCCCGCTTCTGGGCCGGGCTCAAGAGTTCGTTCGGAGGCTGACCATGGATATCGCGACCACTCTCGGCTCGCTCGCGGGCCAGTTGTTCAAGCTGGGCGCGCCGCAGCTTGGCGGCATCATTGGAACCGCTATCGGTGGTCCGGCCGGAACCGTCGTCGGCGGTGTCGCCGGCAAGGTCATCGAGGAGCTTGCCGGTAAGCTCGGCACGCCGGCCACGCCGGATGCCGTCGAGCAGGCCGTGGCCGAGAAGCCCGAGGCGCCCGCGATCGTCGCGCAGATCGAGGCCGCCGCGCCGGATCTGATCAAGCTCTGGCAGAGCGAGGCCGATCGCGCGACCGAGGCGCAGCGCGCCGAGATCGAGAAGGGCTTCGGCGCCTGGCAATTCTGGCGCGGCGCGTGGCAAGCCCTCATCATCGGCGGCTGGGCCGTGATCCTGCTCTCGGCCTTGTTTGGTGCCTTGATCGGGCTGAAGCCGCTGATCCCGCTTGCCGACCTGATCGGCAACTGGGGATCAGTCACCCTGGCTTGGCTCGCGGTCTTCAACGGCGGTCATACGCTGAAGGAGATTGCCCCCTCCATCGGCTTCGGGAGGAGGCGCGCGTGAACTTCTCCGACGGATTGACTGTGCCGGTTGCGATCTCGGTGGCCACGGCTATCTGCGCGATCGTATCTAGCTATGCCGTGGTCCGCTTCCAAGCGGCCCAGCACGACAAGCGTATTGCTCGTCTCGACGAGCGTTGCGAGGCGTTCGGCCGAGAGCTCGCCGCCTTCAAGATCGAGGCCGTGCAGCGCTTCGTCAGTGACGAGATGCTGGCGAAGGTCGAGACGCGGATCTCCGAGGCGATCAATCGCCTGGCCGATCGTCTCGACAAAGTACTGGACGCGCGGGCCAGCGGCCGCGGCAGGGCGGGTTGATCATGGCATCGAAGCATCTGAACAAGCCGCTCGGCCGGGCGGAGGCTCGCGCTGCGGTCAGCGCGATCGAAGCGGCCGTGGCTGCCGGCGCCCTCTATCCACTGTCGCGCGGCCAGGACGGCCGCTCGGCCCTCGTGGAGGCCGCGAAGGCGCTCGATCTCGCCGCGACGACAGTGCGGAACCGGCTGGAGCAGGCCTTCCGACTCTACGGGCTGGCTCCGAACGGCATCGCGCCGCCGGACCGTCAGGTCGGCAGCCGCAATGGGCACAAGGGCAAGGCGTCGGAGCCCGACAACGCCCTCCAGCGGAAGCTGACCGGACTGCAGGACGAGGTGACGAGCCTGCGCAAGCAGCTGAAGGCGCAGCAGCGCGAGGACCTCGACACAGAGGCCGTTCGGCTGCTGCTCGGCCGCATCGCGGCCGCTCAATCCGCACCGCCACGCTGGACGATCGAGCCGGGCATGAAGCGGGGAAGCGGTACGCCGGAGGTGCCGGTCACCGTCTGGTCTGACTGGCATATTCCCGAGGTCGTGTCCCTGTCCGAAACGGCAGGCAAGAACGAATATAACCCGGATATCGCCGAGGCGCGGGTGCGCCGGCTGGTGGCATCGACCATCTCGCTCGCGAGGAGACACGGCCCCGGCGAATATCCTGGGATCGTCGTCAACCTGCTCGGCGATTTCGTTTCGGGCGGGCTGCATCCCGAGCTCGCCAAAACGGACGCGGAGGAGGTGCTGCCGAGCGTTCTGCGCTGCGTCGACCTGCTCATCTGGGGTCTGCGCCAGATCGCCGATGCCTTCGGTCAGGTTTATGTGCCCTGTACCTCGGGCAATCACGGCAGGGCGACGCAGAAGCCGGAGTTCAAGCGCTACATCTTCAAGAACTACGACTGGCTGATCTATCAGCTGGTGGCGCGCGCCTTCGAGGGCGACCGGCGGCTCGTCTTCGACATCCCTGACACCAACGAGGTGCATTATCGCGTCTTCGGTCAGCGATACCTTGCCATGCATGGCGACATGCTGGGCGTGAAGGGTGGCGACGGCATCATCGGATCGCTCGGTCCCATCGCCCGCGGTGAAACCAAAGTGGGTAAGCAGGCTGCCGCACTGGGGCAGGACTATGACGTCCTGGTCATCGGCCACTGGCATCAGATGATCTGGCTGCCGCGCGTCATCGTCTCGAACACCCTGAAGGGCTGGGACGAATATGCCCGCTCGGCCCTGCGCGCCCCGCCTACGCCGCCGAGCCAGCCGCTGTGGTTCGTGCATCCGCGCCGCGGCATTACCTCGCGCTGGGAGATCCGCGTCGACGAACCGGGTGCGGGGCAGGGGGAGGAATGGGTCAGCTTCAGGAGGGCGGCATGACGGTTGCTGAGTGGCCGGCCGCACTGCCGCGACGGGGTCTGATCCCTGATCGTGACTGTCCGCATTGCCAGCACGGCTATGAGAACCATGAGTATAACTGCACCGGCGGCTGCTTGACCGGCTTCAGGATCAGGACGATCGGTTTCTGCGGCCCGGCCGGGGCGGGCAAGTCGACTGCTGCCGAGCGGCTGATCAAGCGCTGGCGCTTCAACCGGGTTCGCTTCGCCGGACCGTTGAAGGCGATGATGGCGGCCCTGGGCCTGTCGGCCGAGCAGCTCGATGGCTCCTTGAAGGAAGAGCCGACGCCGCTGCTGTGCGGGCGCACTCCTCGTCAGGCCATGCAATGGCTCGGCACGGAATGGGGCCGGGATCTTGTCGGTCCGGAGTTCTGGATCGAGGCCTGGCGGGCAGCGGTTGAGCGTGTGCAGCCGACCTTCAGCTATCATGGCGGCTTCGACCCGATCCGCCTGATCGTCGCTGACGATGTCCGCTTCGCCAATGAGGCCAAGGCAATTCGTGATCGTGGCGGCATTATCGTCAGGATCGAACGGCCAGGTGCCGGATCCTCGAGTGGCGGTGCGCATGCCTCCGAGCGGCTCGACGTCGAGCCGGATCGGACCATCCTCAACATCGGAGATCTGCCTGCACTGCATCGGGAAATCGATGCAGTGGCCGTCTCGCTCCGCGAGCGCTGACCTTTCGATGAGAGCCTTGGCTCGAGACGCCCGGCCCCGCTTCGGTGGGGCCGGGCTTTTTGCGTTCTCAGGGCGTCAGAGCGCCCGGATGCTTTCCTCGAATTCATCGGGGATATCGCCATAGCGTTCGATCACCTCGATCGAGGACGGCTCGCCCGTCTCGTCGTCGGCAAGGATCTTCAGCACGGCTGCGCCGGCCTTGCTGCTGGCGATGCGCCGGCCGTCTATGACCGCCTGCTGCTGCGTCTTCGCAGGCACGCCCTGGCTTGGAGCGAGCCGCTTCCGGTGGATGTGAAAGGGTTGGATCACATAGGTCTCGATCTGCGCCATGGCTTGACACTCACCGTTGATGTTCTGATTTTGTTCTCATAGCTGAGGACTAAAGTCATGTCACGTCAGGAGCTCCCGGGGCTGCCGACCGAGGCCACGATGCTTCGCGATTTTCCGTGGGTGGTGGTGAGGATGCGCTGCCACTTCTGCCGGCGTGGCGGTGACGCGCGGCTTGCGGTGCTCGCGGCAAAGCACGGGCCTTACGTCACCATGGGGCGGCTTGTCGTCGAATTCATGAAGGAGTGCGCCTGGGCGCCGTGGAACCCGACGAGGCGGCCGCAGAAATACGGGATGAAGTGCGGCGGCTACTGCATGGACCTGCGTCGACCCGACCCACCGGATCTGCCGCCAGGCATGCAAGGGTTGCAGCTAATCGAAGGCGGTCTGAGCGAGAAGCTGCCTGCTGCGCCGGCCGAGTTCGAACGGCGGAAGCGGGTTGGTAGCGATGATTAGCTGCATGCCGCAGAGCTGCTAGTCAATTTTGAGAGACTTTTGATCGTCAGCTTCCGCGTGGGCGTCGCTGGTTTGCCTGTTCTTCAGTATCGACAAATAACGCTCCTTCGAGCTTAGAGCGTCTTGCAGCATCCCTCGCTTGTAGAGCGCGACAAAAAGGGCAGCGGAATAGGCCTGACAGTTTATCGAACGTTCAGGGTTAAATTCGATATCGGTGAACGCCGAGTAATTGACGATCTCATCCTGCAAATCTTTATGCTTTGCGAGAGCATTTAAATAGATCCAATCGTAGAAGGCTGTTTTCGGTTCTAAATCCCATTCGGTCTTAAAGAGCTTAAATCTGATGAGCCGACCAGACGAGCGAAGGCGATCATCGCGCTTCGCAGATCTTGAGTCCATTTCCAAGATGTCCTTATAAGGCCCGCCGAATTCAAAGACCTTGCTAGCTTGGAAAGCTGACTCTACCGAATAGGTTATCTGATGTTTTTGCGTCGTAAATGTCAGATTGAATGCGCTAAGGCATGTGCCGAGTTCGGTCCGTGACTTCGTAGACACTTCAAGAATGCGCTCGACGTGCAGCATGCGCTGCGCTGCTGCGTGCAGAGCGTCTACAGATTTCTGTTTCTGCGACACAGCCATGCCCGGAAACCAATGGAAAGGTACGGACTTGGTCCGCACCAGCCAGGGTCCTTCGAACGAGGGTATGAAGACGGGTCTTTCAGCCATGCTCCACTCTAGCGCACAAACTTCCGACTGGAGAATGGCCCTCGGCCCGTGCCTGGCACGATAACCTGTCGATCACCAAGAATGCCCTTGAAGGGTTCCAGCACGGCGGCCGTCTCGAACGCGGCTCCCACGATCAGATTTGGTTCGATCGCGTCGAATACTAGGATCTCGGCTTGGGCGTCAGTCGGGTCATGTGACTTGAGCCGTTGATCAGCTCTGGTCTCGAGACCTTCGACCTCGTCATAGATTCCCGCAAATGCGGCCGGTGTTTTCAGATCGCAGAGAGGTTGGCTGCTGATCCGGGCGTCAGCCGCGTTATGGCGGCAGAATGCGCAATCCTTGGTCCAAAGAACAGAAGGCTTGATGCATAACACCACCCAGTCGATGTCAGGGTTATCTTTGCGGAGCTTGAAAAACATCCGATAGTTAGGGTGTCCGATAGAAACCGAAATGCCGCCCAAGTGACCATCAAGGCGCCACTCGTCATTAATCACTGGCTTGACCCCGATTTCACCGACTCTGCTGACCGGGTAGATGCCATTCCTAATAATGGACGCCAGATTTGCAGTGCGGGTGAAATGCACCAAGTATGGAATGCTTCTTTGTCTCGCAAAGTCTTGAATGGCGTGCTTGGTCATTATCCCCCCGTCAGTTTTCTTGCTCCTCCAACGTCTACTGTTTCAACCTCGCCGTGTGCAAGGCGCTAGGGCAGTAGCAATAGGGCGAACTGGCGAGAGCGGGTTGGCCCAAGCTTGATCGAGGGCGACAAGGCGGACATGCTCCTGGGCGAGCGCTTGCCAGCGCAGCAGCGCAGGCGCGTCGAAGGCGAGGCTTTGGCATCATGTGTGGTCGTTTTTCGCAGGCCTATAGCTGGGATGAGATCGTCGCCTTCAGCCAGCCTTTGACGGTTCCGGCCGATCGCCCGAATCTGCGGGCTCGCTACAACATCACCCCGACGACCGAAGTGGACATCATCGTCCTGACCGAGACCGGCCGTGAGCTGCGCAAGGCCCGATGGGGTTTTATTCCGGCCTGGTGGAAGGATGCGGCGAACAAGGTCGGCTCGACCTTCAACGCCCGGGTCGAGGGCGTGGCCGATAGTCGGATGTTCCGCTCGGCCTATGTGAAGCGGCGCTGCATCATCCCGGCCAGCTCCTTCTATGAATGGACCGGTCCGAAGGGCGAGCGCACCCCTCACCGGATTAGCGCCGCCGATGGCGGGCTGCTCGCCTTCGCAGGCCTATGGGAGCGCTGGACCAATCCGGCGACCGGCGAAGAGGTCATCTCCTGCACGATCATCACCCGCGCCGCCGATCGCTGGATGTCGAAGCTGCATGATCGCATGCCGGCGATGCTCAACCCGAAGAACTTTGATGCATGGCTGGATGGTAGCGGCGGGCGGGAATTGCTCGAGCATCCGCCGCCGGAGCTGCGGGAGTGGATCGTCTCGACGCGGGTGAATAGCAACCGCGCTCCGGATGATGATCCGACCCTGGCCGATCCGGTCGAGTCGGGAGAGCAGAAGCCGGAGCCGAATAAGGAATCTCCAACGCAAGGCGATTTGTTCTGATGGGGCATTGGGAGCAGATCGGGCGCGATAATGCTGAGGAGCGAGCGCGGCGAGCGGATTTGCCGCTCTGGCGTCGCGTGATGGCTGAGCAGTGGCGAGCGGCGATATTAGCCGCAGCATGGATCGTCACCATCGTGATCCTTCTGAGGATCGTTGGCGTGCTCTGACGGCTTGGCGACCCTTGAGAACAAACGGGGCCTATCGAGTGGCGAACCTTTTTGTAAGACACTGATTTTGGCCACTATTCGCAGTCCCCTAGGGAGCGCCACGCCGCCGAGGCTCTTTCCATAAGCCATTGTTTTTTATCCCTTATTTTCGGCGTCTTCGCCGGTTTGGGGAAATTCGCTCGTTTGGGTTGGGGGCCTTTGTCCCCGTCTGCCCTTCAAGGCGGCTGATGGCAGCCGCTGCGAGGCGCTTCTGATCGGCCTCTTTCGTGTAGCGTTCAGCCTCCGCCAAAGAGCGGTGGCCGAGGATCGACATGATCTCGTGCGCGCTGCACCCTGCCTCTGCCAGGCGCCGGCCGGCGGCTTTTCGTAGGCCGTGTGGCTGGCAGGAGGTCGGCAAGCTCGCATCGGTGATTGCGTCGCGCATTCGCTGCGAGAAACCGTCCACGGTGAACATCTCGCCGAAGTATGTCGTGAGCAGCACCAGGTCGGTTCGGGCCTCGCGAGCCTTGTCGAGGACGCTTTGCAGTTCCGAATGAACCGGGACGAGTAGCTCGGCACCGGTCTTCTGCTGCTTGATCGAGATGCCTCGATCAGTCACGTCCCGCCAGGTCATGCGATGCACGTCAGACCGTCATTTGCGCACATCAAGTGATGCTGGTGTTCGCCCAGAGGCGGAGCATCGGACCCTCATCCCCCAGAACCGGATCCTTGGGTGGATAGCTCAAGAGGGCGATCCTCTGTTTCATCGCAGTCGACGCCTCCTCACGAACGATATCTCCAGCCTGGCCAGGCGGGTATGCGCCGACCACGAGGAAATCTTCGCTCTGCTTGAGCCGCCGATGCCCCGTCCCCGCGGGCAGCACCAGGATGTCGCCAGCTTCCACCCTGATCTCACGGCCGCCGTCTCCGCCAAGAACCAGTTCGGCCGATCCGGTTGCTACACCGAGAACCTCATGACCCTCCGCGTGATAGTGTTCGAAATCGTAAATCCCATCTCGCCACTGTGGCGGCCATCCGTTGTCTTGAAAGCGCTTTTCCATGAACGTGGCGAGGTCACCGATCGCCGCAGGATCGAACGCCTTTTCGTAGATTAGGACCGGCAACCTGAGATTATTCGGAACGAAGCCCCGCGGTTCGAAATGCAAGGCGGTCACCGTCACCCGGGACATGGCAGCACCTCCAAAGAAGCAAGAAGCCTCCTGAACTCCGATGTGCCAAGGGGCGTTCCCTCGTCAGCTGGCCCGTGGCTATGGGCCGATCGCGGAAAGCAGCGGGTGCCATGACGACACCTGGCTGCTTGTCGATCGGGAGATGAGGTTGTGGGCATCGGTTTCGGAAAGGTGATTTGGCGATCGGCGAGCTGCCACGGAACGAGGGCGGGGTCGCAGCGTTCAGTCTCCACCCCGTCAAACGGCCGAGGAGGCAGCCATGGAGAATAATGAGCGCAACCCTGCAGTTGAGAGTCTGCGCCAGGAACAGAAAACTCAGCGCAGGGAGGAGCGAGAACTGACCCCTGATCAGAAGCTGGAGAGGGCGCTGAAGGATACCTTTCCGGCAAGCGATCCTGTTGCCGAGCAGGTTCCGATCACGCCGGGTGCGACAGAGGAAACGAAATGATCCGGGCTGCATTCTCCAGTTTGGCTGGGGCCTGGATCGCTCGAAACGTCGAGCGAGGCGAAATCCCCGAGAGATTTGCCGTTCCATTGACGCTACTGGCAATCAGACTGCCCATGCCGGTGATCCTCGCTGGGGCGGTCGGATACAGCTTGTATCGGCTCAATCTGGAAGCGCGGGCTTCGCGCGCAAGGGATATTTCGCCGAAGGCTGACTCAGAAGGGGCTGCGCGCAGCTCGACCTCTCGGCCGGGTCGAAATCGCAGAACGTCACGCAAGCCTGCCGAAAAAGAGGTTGCGGATGTTTAAGCTGTTTTTCGAGATGTCATGCTTGCATTCGAGGCGCAGCACGTTGTGTGGCTGCGCGGGGTAGAATTCACGAAGGGTGGTGCGGCCGCGCAACGAAAGGCCGCGAGGATGGTCGGCGAAAAAGCCACGGTAGGTCATTGCTCGTTATGTGTTCTTAAAGAATCTGCCTGCTGCTCTTGGAGCAATAGCAATGATATTGCGCACCGTCCGTCCCTGTGCATGGCCGCAGTCTGTAGTGCGATCGATTTCCTCAGCACGGAAGCCGATGTTTGCTCGCTTTATCCGCCCTCCTGCTTGCTGATCTTTGGATCGGGCAGAATGTCGGTGGAGGCGCCATCGAGGCGCAAGTTCGCAATGTAGCTATTCACGCCCTGGGCATTCTACACGGTGACCGAAAGGGCCATATGGTCACCATTGGGAAGCTTGTCGCGATTCAGGGCCGCCAGCAGTTCCTTCGCGGCATTTCGCGCGCTTTTGTCGTCGGGTAAATCCGTACCCTCCTCGTCGATTTCGAGCTTCTGTCCATCGCGCGTGTGAAAGAAATAGCTGGGCATGCCTGCCTAATGCAGCCAAGGCAAACCTGTTCCTCAACCGTCATTGATTTGGGTGGCGCCGGGTTGGAGATGCAAATAATCCGGATCGAACTCAGCCAAACTGCAAAGG includes:
- a CDS encoding phage tail protein — encoded protein: MTNPVSMALGPFAFEAIGFHYDGLSRSVNTSWSDIEVAQRLNAQQWLGPTSDEVTIKGVLFPFEFGGQDSLDGVISAAEAGEPLMFVGGDAAAGMVYGYHTIQGVEEDRSFIDRAGVARRNAYQIKLKRYEGEVEASGVVGSLLSLLG
- a CDS encoding tail protein X — its product is MTTYLTRQGQTVDLVCWDFYRRTAEVTEMVLAANPGLSALGPILPLGTRIRLPDMPVAQRTARKLVSLWD
- a CDS encoding contractile injection system protein, VgrG/Pvc8 family, which translates into the protein MHPIIELTVDGKPVAGAFYERLMEFSCEDKEGIDSDRFDAKLLDGPPDFLELPRKGAVVVAKLGYRETGAREVGRYIVDTVKGACLPYSVSIGGKAADLRKGKLKTRGEKHWDDKQLREIVEEVAGDAGLAARISETIGQHRYKWVAQQDETPLHFLERLAKRHNALFAVKNGIVIFAERGSGLSLSGASMGEIVVTPDRVIEGTLEYEFNDRQAYGKVTAYYQDRDKAKRIEVEVEAGGASDSVYRLPEPYADAAEADKAAQAKAKQLKRGEGSFSVEMPGDTGVVAGAPLICRDIRPGLDGVPWLIDGVTHSFSKAQGFRSKPSAKLWDGKSGKGKSKSSGSGASSSDDAPASPPPANAPDNVKTGAPAGWSAGGLRLDQR
- a CDS encoding deoxynucleotide monophosphate kinase, whose protein sequence is MMAALGLSAEQLDGSLKEEPTPLLCGRTPRQAMQWLGTEWGRDLVGPEFWIEAWRAAVERVQPTFSYHGGFDPIRLIVADDVRFANEAKAIRDRGGIIVRIERPGAGSSSGGAHASERLDVEPDRTILNIGDLPALHREIDAVAVSLRER
- a CDS encoding DarT ssDNA thymidine ADP-ribosyltransferase family protein, with the translated sequence MTKHAIQDFARQRSIPYLVHFTRTANLASIIRNGIYPVSRVGEIGVKPVINDEWRLDGHLGGISVSIGHPNYRMFFKLRKDNPDIDWVVLCIKPSVLWTKDCAFCRHNAADARISSQPLCDLKTPAAFAGIYDEVEGLETRADQRLKSHDPTDAQAEILVFDAIEPNLIVGAAFETAAVLEPFKGILGDRQVIVPGTGRGPFSSRKFVR
- a CDS encoding SOS response-associated peptidase yields the protein MCGRFSQAYSWDEIVAFSQPLTVPADRPNLRARYNITPTTEVDIIVLTETGRELRKARWGFIPAWWKDAANKVGSTFNARVEGVADSRMFRSAYVKRRCIIPASSFYEWTGPKGERTPHRISAADGGLLAFAGLWERWTNPATGEEVISCTIITRAADRWMSKLHDRMPAMLNPKNFDAWLDGSGGRELLEHPPPELREWIVSTRVNSNRAPDDDPTLADPVESGEQKPEPNKESPTQGDLF
- a CDS encoding tyrosine-type recombinase/integrase, which codes for MHRMTWRDVTDRGISIKQQKTGAELLVPVHSELQSVLDKAREARTDLVLLTTYFGEMFTVDGFSQRMRDAITDASLPTSCQPHGLRKAAGRRLAEAGCSAHEIMSILGHRSLAEAERYTKEADQKRLAAAAISRLEGQTGTKAPNPNERISPNRRRRRK
- a CDS encoding cupin domain-containing protein, translating into MSRVTVTALHFEPRGFVPNNLRLPVLIYEKAFDPAAIGDLATFMEKRFQDNGWPPQWRDGIYDFEHYHAEGHEVLGVATGSAELVLGGDGGREIRVEAGDILVLPAGTGHRRLKQSEDFLVVGAYPPGQAGDIVREEASTAMKQRIALLSYPPKDPVLGDEGPMLRLWANTSIT